The Chitinophagales bacterium genomic sequence GGAAGTAGGCTATGAGCACGGTAGCAAAAGCATGCATGCCCGCGGTGTTCATAAATGCGTCTACACTCAGACCGCATACAAAGCCTGCTAATAGCATTACTGCCACGGGTGTTTCAAAAGGCAGCAACAGCAGGAACAAAGGATACAGGAATGGTATAAAAATAGGGAAGCCGGTAGGTTGCGCCCACCATTGCAGTGTAACCTTATTTAGTATCAGCACCTGTATAAGCAGGATAACGCAGAAACGGATGATATTTTTTATCAGTACACTCATTCTTTGCCTGTTGCTGATTGTTCAAGTTGACGGCGTTCCGGTGCCATTTTATTCTCTACCACATACACATATTGCAGCCTGCGGAAGTTAGTAGTTGGTTTCAGGTATAATATCTGCAGGTTCTTACTTTTTACCAGTGCGGTTTTATATACAATGCCAATGTTCACACCACCGGGGAAGAACGAATATTCAGTAGTGAATACCGTATCTCCTTTCGACACTTTTATCTGGTTGGGTACATCCTTCATCAGCAGTTTGTCCGGTGTTTGTCCGTCCCACGATACATAACTAACAGTACCATCTTTCAGTCGTGCACTTACCTGTTGCTTTTTGCTGAGTACAGATAGTGCTGTTGAGAAGTGTGCTGATGTATTCACTATCCTGCCCACGATACCATTGGCCGATATAACGGCCATGTCTTTTCTTATTCCATCGTCCTCGCCCCTGTTCAGCGTAATGAAGTTATTTACAGAACCAACGGTATTGTTGATGACTTTTGCATAACGGTAATAGTAATCGGCATACTTGACCTTTGCCGAACTGTCAGGGTTGGGTATAGCATAGTTAGCAGATGAATCACGTAACACATCAATGCCGTCGTGTGCGGATAGTTGCCTGCGCAGCGCTTCATTTTCATGCACCAGGCTATCGTTCATACTCTTCAGCGCGAAGTAGTAGGCCACATCATTTCGTTGCTGGTACATAGTACCCAGCAGCATGTTCGACGAGCTCATGATGTCGTTACCTTGTACTGTATCAGTACGTGCAATGAGTACGATGCATACTATCTCCAGTACCAGGAAAAGTATGAGATTGAAGAACCTCCGTATGAACAGAATAAAATTGCGCACTGCTTATGCTGCTCTTAAGTATTTTAAGTTATGTGGTACAAGCAATCGGAAAAGTACCGTTTTGCTGCATACACTTAGTTATTTCATAAGGAAAGGCATCCTGGCGATATTCTTCAGTGCCATGCCCGTACCCCTTACCACGGCACGCAGCGGATCGTCTGCTACATGTACCGGTAATTTTATCTTTTGAGAGATACGCTTATCCAGCCCCCTGAGCAAGGCGCCACCACCTGTCAGGTACAGGCCACGGCGGTATATATCCGCTGCCAGCTCGGGTGGTGTGCTTTCCAGTGCTTTCAGTATAGCTTCTTCTATTTTGAAAATAGATTTATCCAGCGCCTCGGCCACTTCCTGGTACGATACCATGATCTGCTTAGGAATGCCCGTTACCAGGTCACGTCCGTTTACTGCAATGTCATCGGGTGGCGTATCCAGCTCTTTAAGCGCAGAACCTACGTGTATCTTTATCTGCTCGGCCGTACGCTCACCTATCATCAAACTATGATAGCGGCGCATAGCCTCCATAATATCCGCGGTAAATTCATCACCCGCAATACGTATAGACTGGTCGCAAACAATACCGGCCAACGCTATCACTGATATACCGGTAGTACCACCGCCTATATCTATGATCATGTTACCTGTAGGTTCTTCCACGTCTATACCGATACCCAGCGCAGCGGCCATCGGCTCATGTATCATATATACCTCTTTGGCGCCTGCCTGCTCGGCAGAGTCGCGTACGGCACGTTTCTCTACTTCGGTAATGCTGGAGGGGATACATATCACCATTTTCCAGCTGGGAGGAAACCAGGGTTTCTTTTTAGGGTGCACCAGTTTGATCATCTCGCGCAGCATACCCTCGGCCGCGTTAAAGTCGGCTATCACACCATCCTTAAGCGGGCGGATGGTCTTCAGGTTCTCGTGCGTCTTCTCGTGCATCATCATCGCCTTTTTACCCACCGCTACTATTTTATTAGATTGACGGTCGATAGCAACAATAGATGGCTCATCAACAACTACCTGGTCATTATGTATCACCAACGTATTGGCCGTACCCAGGTCGATAGCTATCTCCTGGGTCAAAAAATTAAACAATCCCATATAGAGGGTATATATAAATAATTTAAACTATGTTTCTGTCCTGACAGTGAAAACTACGGTTTTTTACCTGAAAAACACGAAAAAATGCACTGTTCAAGGCAAAAATAGGACTTTTGCAACCGAAAAGTAAATAAAGTAAAAAACTATATGAGCCTCGTCTAATGTTATCTCATTATTAATTCCCGGTTACACTCAAAAAAATTAGCACAGATTTTGCATAGAGTAATACTATAGTAAAATTGAAATCATATTAAAAACCCTTTTTATGAATAAAACACCCCGTTTATTGAGCTGGTTAGTGATCCCGCTCGTGTTATCAGCATCTTCATGCGACCCGTTTGGAAATAGTCATACGCAAGTTGTAGAACCAATTCCGCAAGTCGGCAAAGTAGAAGGCTGGGCTCCTGTTTATGCAGCAGATGATGTGGCAGGCACTATTGCATCAAAAGACCCGCAGGCAATTGAGAAAGGTGGTAAGATATATGTGAGAGGACATATGCTGTACCAGGTAGAAGTAGGCAAAGGTATCCATGTGATAGATATCCAGGATGGCAATAATCCTCAAAAAGTGAAATTTATACAAGTAACGGGTGCGCAGGAAATGGCCGTGATGGACAATAACCTGTACACCAATAACGTGAATGATCTTGTTGTGCTGAACATCAGTGACATCAACAACGTGCAGGTAATAGACCGCGTGTCGGGCGTGTTTCATTTAGTAGATCCTACTCTGCCGCCTGTTGCCGGATACTTTGAATGCGTAGACGCATCAAAAGGTGTTGTAGTAGGTTGGGAACCCAAAACATTAAATAACCCTGTTTGCAGGAGAAATTAAAACCACAAAAAAACAACGATCATGAAGTCTTTTAAATATATACTTTTTGTAGCTCTTATAGCATTTATCAGTTCCTGCGATAAAGCATCCAATTCGGTTGGTTCATCTACTTCTGAACCTGCATCCGTAGATAATGGTGGCTCAGGTAAAGGGGGCTCGTTAGCGAGGTTTACCATTGCACAAGGTTACCTGTATGTGGTTGACGACCTGAAACTACATGCTTATTCCTTAGCTAATCCGGCATCGCCTAAATTGACCAGTACACAGATACTGGGCGAGGATATAGAAACTATTTACAGCTATAAGGATAAACTGTTCATCGGTTCTCAGAATGCCATGTATGTTTATTCAATAGCTGACGCATCCAAGCCAACCAAACTGGGTATTGCCAGCCACGTACGTGCCTGCGATCCCGTGGTGGCCAACGATACGATAGCATATGTGACTGTACGTAGCGGAACCACGTGTGGTGGTACGCAAAACGCATTGTATGTATATGACGTGCAACATGTACTGAACCCGGTAGAAAGGAATGTTGTGCCATTAGAGAGCCCGTGGGGGCTGGGTATGGTTGGTAAAACTCTGTATGTATGTAACGGTAGCAACGGGCTGAGCCTCTATGATATATCACAACCCTACTATCCTACGTTGAAACAAAAATACTTTGACGATACTTATTATGACGTAATACCCTACAATAATATGCTGATATGCATGGTGCAGGGCGGTATGTTATTATATGAGTTAAAGCCAGACGGGCAGATAGTGAAACTGGCCAAGATAAGCGGATAATGCAAAATGAATAATAGAATAACGAAAAGCCCCTGCATTGGCAGGGGCTTTTCGTTGTAAGACATGACAAAACTCATTTTTTAGGATAACCTGATGACTCAACTTTGAAGCATTAAATCCATTATTATGAGTATGAAAGAAACATTTGAAGTACACGGTGAGCAATTAGTGAAAAAGATAAAAGAACTGATAGCTGAAGGTAATGTTCGCAAAGTGACAATAAAAGATCATGAAGGTAAAGAGTTGATGAGTTTCCCGCTTACCATTGGTGTTGTGGGTGCTTTGCTGGCACCGATACTGGCAGCGGTAGGAGCACTGGCTGCCCTTGTAGGTGATTGTACCATTGCAGTAGAAAGAGAAGAAGAATAAAAAAGCCGCTATGTAGCGGCTTTTTTTATTAATGTTCGTTTCTCAAAGTTCCTTCCAGCCGGTAGCTGGTTGTAACAGTGTTGCC encodes the following:
- the mreC gene encoding rod shape-determining protein MreC, giving the protein MRNFILFIRRFFNLILFLVLEIVCIVLIARTDTVQGNDIMSSSNMLLGTMYQQRNDVAYYFALKSMNDSLVHENEALRRQLSAHDGIDVLRDSSANYAIPNPDSSAKVKYADYYYRYAKVINNTVGSVNNFITLNRGEDDGIRKDMAVISANGIVGRIVNTSAHFSTALSVLSKKQQVSARLKDGTVSYVSWDGQTPDKLLMKDVPNQIKVSKGDTVFTTEYSFFPGGVNIGIVYKTALVKSKNLQILYLKPTTNFRRLQYVYVVENKMAPERRQLEQSATGKE
- a CDS encoding rod shape-determining protein — protein: MGLFNFLTQEIAIDLGTANTLVIHNDQVVVDEPSIVAIDRQSNKIVAVGKKAMMMHEKTHENLKTIRPLKDGVIADFNAAEGMLREMIKLVHPKKKPWFPPSWKMVICIPSSITEVEKRAVRDSAEQAGAKEVYMIHEPMAAALGIGIDVEEPTGNMIIDIGGGTTGISVIALAGIVCDQSIRIAGDEFTADIMEAMRRYHSLMIGERTAEQIKIHVGSALKELDTPPDDIAVNGRDLVTGIPKQIMVSYQEVAEALDKSIFKIEEAILKALESTPPELAADIYRRGLYLTGGGALLRGLDKRISQKIKLPVHVADDPLRAVVRGTGMALKNIARMPFLMK
- a CDS encoding DUF4342 domain-containing protein; this encodes MSMKETFEVHGEQLVKKIKELIAEGNVRKVTIKDHEGKELMSFPLTIGVVGALLAPILAAVGALAALVGDCTIAVEREEE